Proteins from a single region of Carassius carassius chromosome 25, fCarCar2.1, whole genome shotgun sequence:
- the LOC132103870 gene encoding uncharacterized protein LOC132103870, whose translation MSKCLNLLLLLLMFCFFYQKEILPAGNPVRSESGKKRGNIRLRCEHEDNNIVQIDLITRSEIIEVCETEECRGRVFKEGNCDVVIKNLIFSDAGKYTLRIYYNNDQTELKLQIRTYQLHIHDEISVETGEELKMSVLVSDADKVETNSSGEWKEVWTRDHGVQSDRMSNDTDINLIIKSFLDSDAGTYRVLDTEGEILITVTITAGENTALHRSAPEHWSWVENVNFGFVIIVFFTYIVILAVQFLLIYAGII comes from the exons AAATCCTGCCAGCAGGAAACCCTGTTAGATCTGAGTCGGGAAAAAAGAGAGGAAACATCAGACTCAGATGTGAACATGAGGACAATAATATTGTTCAGATTGATTTAATCACTCGGTCAGAAATCATAGAAGTGTGTGAGACTGAAGAATGTAGAGGACGAGTGTTTAAAGAAGGAAACTGTGACGTCGTCATCAAGAATCTGATCTTCAGTGACGCTGGGAAATACACTTTGAGAATCTATTACAATAATGATCAGACAGAGCTGAAGCTACAAATCAGGACGTACCAACTTCATATTCATG ATGAGATTTCTGTGGAAACAGGCGAGGAGCTAAAGATGTCTGTTCTGGTGTCTGATGCTGATAAAGTGGAGACAAACTCTAGTGGAGAGTGGAAGGAGGTTTGGACGAGAGATCACGGGGTTCAGAGCGACCGAATGAGTAATGATACTGATATAAACCTGATCATTAAATCATTTCTGGACAGTGATGCAGGAACATACAGAGTTCTGGACACTGAAGGAGAAATCCTGATCACAGTCACAATCACAG CGGGAGAAAACACAG CTCTCCACCGTTCTGCTCCAGAGCATTGGAGCTGGgtagaaaatgttaattttggttTTGTGATTATTGTATTTTTCACGTATATAGTGATTTTAGCAGTTCAATTTTTGCTTATATATGCTGGAATTATCTGA